A segment of the Carya illinoinensis cultivar Pawnee chromosome 1, C.illinoinensisPawnee_v1, whole genome shotgun sequence genome:
CATCAGTGTGTATGAGAGGGCATTTAGTGTTTACCTTAGCACGGGTTAGCATTGGATAAGTGTTTGAAGATGGTGCTGGAGTTGATGACGCTGGAAGAATGAGAGGTGTAAGTGGAGGTAAGTCTATGTACTGTGAAATTAGGGATTCCGAGGAACGCAATTATGAAGATGGGTGTTTTTGTTAATCGGGTGTGAGGGTCGAAAGTTTTGTTGGATTAAGAGGTGAATGGGGTGGGTTAGTGTGGGTAAAGGGAGATGAAGGTCCAGTAGGTGCAAAACATCTAGGACCGAAAGTGTGAGAGCGGAAGCATTAGATGGTGATGTGTGTGATGGTGAAGGTGGACCCGACAAATGTGAAATAGGTGGGGCCAATGAGTGCAGTGCTCGAACAGACTGAGAATTACAATCAAAGTCAGTGATGGGCCGTGGTGTAATAGACTTAGACTGAATGGGAGAAGCAGTCTATGAATATAAAGGAAAGTGATCTTCATTGAAAATTAAATCCCTAGAGATGTAGATCCGACCCGATGGAACATGAAGGCATTGATATCCTTTATGATCTGAGCTGTAGCACATAAACACACATCGAAAGTCCATTTTATGACGATATTATGGATGCAAATTTGGCCAACATGCTACACTAAAGGTccgaaaaaaaattatagttagggatttttttgaaaataagtttaaaaggagacttattttttaaaattggtgTAGGCATTCAATTTATAAGGAAAATAGAAGTTTGAAATGCCTTGGACCAATATTTGGTTGGCATAGATGCATGAGCTACAAAAGATATTCATGTTTCAACAATATGACGGTGACGATGTTCAACCATCCCAAATGAATGAAGCATTTTTGTCAATGGTCTAAATTTACCACCTTCGTCCGATtgcacatttttaatttttgaggaaaaatagttatgaacataattttaaaaggCAAGAAAAATTGAGGAAACATTAGATTTGGATTGGATCAGAAAACACCAAATATAATTAGAGTAATTGTCAATAATAGAAAAGTAAAACCTACAACCATTTGAGGATAAAACAAGGACTGGACCCCAAACATCTAGGAAAAGTAACTCAAAAGGTTGTGTGGACTTAGAGGGTGATGGATAGTGAGGAAGTGCATGTGCTTTGCCTTGATAACAAGCTAAGCACTGTGAAACATTTCTGTGAGAATTTGCTGGAAGTTTAAACTGACTAATTACAAAAGTAGTAGTTTGCAAGGATGGATGTCCAAGTTTGAGGTGCCATTAAAATGAAGAAGTGTGTTCACCCATGTGTGCTTGAGGGGAGGCCGAAACTGATGTAGGGGTGGTGGCATCCACAGGTAAGACATACAAGTCATTTTCAATGGTTCCCTGAAGTAGAACCTCTGAGTTTGCAAATTCTTCATAAGAAAATAATTGGAATgaaactcaaaataaacaaaattatcaTGACAAAATTGACAAACAGATAacaaattttttgtaattgaACAGTCAATCCAATGGCTAATCTAATATAGATTTTAAGTGTTGAGTAgttagttaaaagttaaaaagttacatattctttaaattttaaagattggaACAGCCAATCCAATGTTGCTCTAAGAGAggctacttttcttttttaacataaaatatgttattctttgttttaaaataaatcttagcaaaaagaattaaaaataggaGACTGCATTTTCAGCAATATTTCTCGAATTGGTTTGAAAGAACAATAAATTAAGTTTTTAAACTTACTAGAGTGTGAGAAAGATCGATCATGACATCACTGTTCACTGAAGTCCTTGTCGTTTAGTTGAATAATAAATACCTTTAAGTGAGATTGAGTTAGATCCCACATTCCACttttggtaaaaaaataatagtaataatgttTATCAAAGTTACCCAATTATGAATTATTTGagtaaatatatgttttaaaaatatatgtccAAAAGTAGAAGATTTGAATGGAGATTGTAGTGTTTAATTACGAGAACACGTTTAACAATATCTGATCATTAGGGTTTGGTTTGGTGGGGTTGAGAGAATGACTTATTTGGAAGGGAAATCGATAGGATCAAGTAAACTCAAAAAAGTCGAATTCTCTCACGTTGGGCATCCTATGCTTAAAAACTGTGTCAAATCAGTTACGTGTGTGACCACTCTGGTGCTTGCTTTTAGGGTGGACTGATATCCATTGTTCTGCCATATGTCGCCTTTTGATTGGTTGGAGATGATGAGCCGTATATTCTCAATTATTTAgatagagaaaaatatattttaattttcacttTATACTTTATACATGTAGTGTATCTTACGTATAATCGtgaagtatataaatattttatagtcactttaaaaaaaataaaatttattattaaaaagttattttttatgtgattcttgtatttttttttaaaataattactcgACATTTATATATTCACGAttctaaatatcatttttaattacaaaatatgaaagccggcaaattaaattatacataatCTCTTTTAATTACTGTTGGgttatgtatataatattgttcgttacataaataataatctgataAGATAGAGATGCTTTTTCTCTTCATGTTCATTACTAATATCTTATCCCaacatactctctctctctctctagtatgATGCATaagttttgatattttaaaaaaatgaaagatgatAAGCACAcgatctttttataattatttatataattatgttttaaataatgagtatttttataaaataacttataaaaataacatcactttatataaatactttcattttaaaatataattattaaaaaaatcgtaaaaagggttgtgtgtgtatattatatatttctatatctAAAATAACTAatcaaattctattttttctattttaactaatcatttCTTCGAAAGTGCACCATCCAACAACTTATccaaatttcttatttatttcattaaaaatttaacaaatgagaaaaatatagaaataagtaataagaaagaTATGGATGAAATGGTCCTGCTCGAGTCACCGACGGTAGCTCCCAAGGATTTCTATCGAAAAGTGCAAtgtagttttttattttgtattttttcaagcattttaaaattattttaaatatatttttaaaaataattaaatttatttaaaaatattttcttaataattaagtaaaatatatataaaagataaaataaaaatcaataaattttgTCGGGATGCAACCTCGGTGGATGCAacatttttctaaatgaaaTGTGGAAGAAAGAGATAATTAGTTAGAGAGGATATTTTGAAAGTCACTTCATCTATTTTGGAGATGAGTTGTTCTATTAGAAGGTAGATGTGATtacactttttatataatatttgatttttaatttcttattacaAATGTATCGTATTCTCGACATCTtaccaataaaatttatttgcgTATAAATCTAAAATGCATGACACAGCGAAAACGACCTGTCGCAATTCACGTTAGAAGTTTGAACAGAAAGACGAGAGAGTTCATGATAATAACATAGGGGTGCTCCCTCTTTAGCATTTTCCTCTCCAACACGACGGATTACTATACAGGCCTGCCTTTTCTCCCGAGGACTTTCATTCTCCTTCCCCTTTGTCTCACGTTTCTCCATAAAAAAACAACACCGAAAAGcacccacagagagagagagagagagagagagagagagagatgggaatCGCGGGAGAGGCAGAGCCGGAGGTAAGCTCCATTCTAAAGCTACCACTCCTTTCAGTCCCACCCATGATGCAGTCAACAGATCCTTCTGGGATGCAAACCCCACCACTCCACTCGTCAGCCTCTGTCCCATTTCGCTGGGAAGAAGAACCAGGCAAGCCCAGGCCCTGCACCGCTCTCACCAACCGCACCGCCAAGTGCTTGGAACTTCCTCCAAGGTTGCTCTTTGATACAAAATTGCCTTCCCCCACCACCGTCTTGGAAGGCCCTTTTGCGGGCAGGTCTCGATTTCAGTCTGCTTCCTTTAGGATCACTTCTGGGGAGTGCTATGGGTCTTTCAGCCACGAGAGATCAGGACAGCTTGGAGCCATTACTGCGAGCAAGAAATCAGGTGTCAAGGAGAGAGGCTGGTTTGGTTCTTGGGGCAGGAAGGCTCTCAAAGCTAAAAGAGAGGTTGGAGGCTGCAGTCATGTCTTTCCATCTTCCTTGGATAGAGAGAGTGATGGTGGTAGTAGTGTGGGAGAGGGCAACAGTACAAAGGTAAAGATTGCAAAGTTTAGAAGGACAGGGAGTTTATCCAATCTCTCCCATACCCGCTCTCATTTCTGGGTATGTTGTTCTCTTTCAAGTTTTTTAATCGTTTTTGCTCTGGTTCATTTTTATGCTTAGTGTGCAATCTACCTTCTCGCTTCTGTTTTGAATGACTGAGATCATGTTCTATGTTTCTAGACAAATTAAACTTTGGATTCTGAGTTCTTAtggcatttttcttattttggtCTGAGGTTCTACAAAGTTGCCAAGACTTTTGGTGTTGACAAAAAAATGCGTCCTGCTGGCTTACTAGTTGGACCCAAGCCTTTGATATAGGTTCCCCAACCAAACCAAGGCTGGgagctttttaaaataaaactataaagGTTGCTTTTACAGGGGTAGGTTTAGGGGGAAATTGGTATTCAGCTAAATGTCGGCTACGCTTTTTCAACTAAGAAAATGGTCCAAAATGAGGGTTCCTTCCTGTGATTTTGGAGTTCTGGTTTTCCTTGCGTCAACAACATTGCACAACAATTTGAGATGTGTTGAGTTTGTGGAGCTTAGTTTATTGTTATGGTCGAGTCAATGATTCGTTTTGTTTTGACTCAAGAAGCGTCAAGATAGAACGTTCGCTCGACTTTCAGctcaaacaaaaatcaaactAAAAGTTTACTCAAGGCTCGATCAACAGTGGGTTCGAACAAAATTCAAATAGAGAGTTCGCTCGACAATCGCTCGATAGTGGACTTGAACGAAGGCTAGACAGAGAGTTTGCTTGATGCATGCTCGACATTCCGTTGAAACGAATGttgcagaaaaatgaaaattaaagttTCTACCATATAACCATATAAATATGCTTATTTTGTATAGTGTGACCCTTTTGAATAGTGAAAAAAGATCATAAAAGTGTATCTTGTGATACTTCaacataataaaatcatttagtTCTGTAAACATAGGCATGTGTTGAACATAAATTTGTGTCGTgtgattgattgattgattatttcttgtttatttttgctCTATTGTTATCGTTTTTTACAAAAAGATAATGGATGTTGCAGGCAACTATGTACGAGGGCTTGAAGCAGGTGGTTCCATGGGGGAGTAGGAAGTTGAAGAAAGATGGGATTGTGACTTAAAAGAGTTCACAGTGTACACCCTAAGATGGGTCCATTGACCTTAGCTGTTTGCACTAAAGAAAAAGGACGTAATATTGCTTGCATGTTACTGCTAGCTCTTTAAGCTCTGCAAGGctttttcattttcctcttttaATCCCGGGTATATTTAGCTATGGAAAAATATGGGGGCTTCTAGCAAAGGAATTCAAAATAGCTGTACAATTATGTACGATTCAGCCATTGGAACATGCCAAATTTGGGTGAAGGTGCTAATTAATGAAGTGTATGGTAGATCCTTATTTACCTAAGAAGAGAAGAgaacaaaagagaaagagaacagCTGCAGATGTACTGCTGTAATCTTTTATGTATGAAGTTTCATCTTTAGTCTAGTGTATGGTAGAAGTGTGTATGATTTTAGCTCTTGAATATATGGTGCACAAGCCAATTCCAGTGTCTGACAGCAGCAACTCTCAAAGTAGCAACATATTTTGTAGAATTGTGGGATGCATTGCGGCAATTAATAAAGAGAAGTGTTAGGTCTACAAAATGTATTGCAAGTAAAGAATTCACAATTGACATGATTTGATATAGCAAGAAAATATGTATTGCAAGTAAAGAATTTACAATTGACATGATTTGATATAACATACTTGAATTATCTTAAAATAACAAGACATaattaagttatgtcaatttgtccaaaaagaaaaatgtttttgtagTTCTTTTTATAAACCAATCGAAACAAATTCttataaggaaaataaactgCAAGATTTCCAAGTTGTCTCTAGTTGCTGTCGAGAATTTATAGAAGTCAATATCATATCAATCTTAAAAGAATTTGAGCGTAGGAGCCTGACATAAATTAATGGGCTTGTATTGTATGTCGGGTTACAGTTgtaatttcattttcatgaaTGAAGGTTCCaattcatcataaaaaaaaaaaaaaaaaaaatggaatgtaACAAGGCAATAGTTAAGGTTTAAGTGAACCTTTACCATTCATATGCCTAACACAAATGAGAAGATTTCGATATGCTACTAGTATTGTTTAATTCACCCGAATATGTGACATTCATTGCCGATAAGAATAAAATCAAGTGCAAAGGAGGCTGGGTACTAGATTTTAACAGCAACGAACTCACCCTTGTTTCTTTCTAGTCATACATGCAACCACGTGCAAAGTAGAAGACATTAGAATcgacaggaaaaagaaaaaaaaagaagagaaatgatgGAATCACTTAAAAAAGTATACACCTATTTTGTactgaattttcttttaattttttttacttatgattaagtaagtatttttttaatgattttgcattttttatttttaaaaatatttaaatggatttaaaaaatgtttgaaaaaatagaaaaaaaaattctatattaaGTAGAAAAAAGGTGTAGAGTTTTCCgtgaagagaaatgatagaaaaGGTTGACAAAAACAAATGCAATCAATGTGAAAGTTCTTGATATATTGCATTCAAATCACAGCAAAGTCACAGTCAGAAATGAAACAAAGTTTCCAGTTCAGTATACCCATctctttattgttattatttcaaTAAACATAAGGGAAGGCATGAACCAACTACAGGACACAATGAGGCTGAATTTTTCATGAATGTGCAGTTAGTCTATCAATTCAGACCCGGTTGGTAAGATTTCTCTCTCCCACCTTCCCTTCTCTTTCAATCTTCCCATGTTGATGACCGGATGAAAGCAAACACCCAAATTAGGAAGATTTTTAgttaagagaaagagagaagaaaatgaaagcttacTGAAAAGAGTTGAGGAAATTAATGGTTAGTGTAAGGTATACTACAAAGgggtttagaaaaaaaaaggtatactACAAAGGGGCATAAGTATCCCTTGTAGAACAGTCCATCCAACTACAGTAGAGGTATAACACCAAAAGTACAACCCTATGCCATCACAATTGATGCTTATACTTTCAAAAGAAGGTTCCTCGAAGCAGCCAAACTATGGGCTGTTTCTAAGTGAGACAAGTTATCAATGAATGGCATGCCATTGATTGTAAATCAAAACTTCTACATATTAACCTTAAACTCTTTAAGTACTTGTCCCAAAATGAAGCAAGTTCTAACTCCacacaaaggaaaaagagtttcTAGACGGAAACGATTCCAAAATTCAAGTACATATATAACAAGAtgcagaagaagaaaaaaaaaccgaGATACGGGCAAAAAAGAAACATATTGCAAAACCAAATACTATGTTAAAATCAGTAAAAATCAAGTATGCCCAAGGCCAACATAAACCAGTACTGTTGGGGATCCAGCTTGACCTTAAaagttctattattactttCCTCTGGTCCAGTTGTTTACACATAAAAGGgctgttttagttttctttacCCGGAAAGCTCCAACAAGCAACTAAGAGATGGAATTTTCATCCCCATGCCCGTGTTGCTTATATTGCATTTCATGTATACCTCAATAACTGTCAGCTATTCCACGGATAAGGTACAGAAAATTCCATCCATAACTCAACCTTACAAACTTCCTTGGGCTTGCTTACAAGCAACCAGTTTCCTAGTTTCTTGTTCCTATTTCTTCCTTATTGTACCAACTGCATATCATTGTCAACCATTATTATGATGTGAAAAATAACCCAATTAAATTTTGTCTTCTTATCATTAAGAACATGCTCGGTCTCTTCAGGTGAATGCCACAAACTGTGAATCAAACTGGTGATTCCCTACATAACACTACTGAATTGTTACCGAAGACAATTCATAATCTCAGAAATCATTTCCTATAAAATGTTAAGCCTATTGATTGCACAGATTCCTCACATAAACACAGCTCATTAGAT
Coding sequences within it:
- the LOC122311393 gene encoding uncharacterized protein At4g00950-like translates to MGIAGEAEPEVSSILKLPLLSVPPMMQSTDPSGMQTPPLHSSASVPFRWEEEPGKPRPCTALTNRTAKCLELPPRLLFDTKLPSPTTVLEGPFAGRSRFQSASFRITSGECYGSFSHERSGQLGAITASKKSGVKERGWFGSWGRKALKAKREVGGCSHVFPSSLDRESDGGSSVGEGNSTKVKIAKFRRTGSLSNLSHTRSHFWATMYEGLKQVVPWGSRKLKKDGIVT